From a region of the Candida albicans SC5314 chromosome 1, complete sequence genome:
- the RMP1 gene encoding Rmp1p (Ortholog of Rmp1; subunit of RNase MRP subunit that processes pre-rRNA and has a role in cell cycle-regulated degradation of daughter cell-specific mRNAs; rat catheter and Spider biofilm induced) encodes MDKSTFKQLTNEYDILYLIYHRSKNQHRQQIWFKYLNMMIRNLRKILKLQIDINRIRTTTTTTTTTTTTTTTTTTTKDKIDYKTNQIIQYSNKILKLMKSSYWNYNSILVLGQYITLGLGLIGSLSKITHLIINGINGVQKRGINRDSFINKMNNDRQRVDGVDVVGSKDLKSNNEDEIDFGEVIPYEEEVEKVSINDEVKNNCKINKSNTLQFQGKENLQRFDKIDDDTDIQQIKNDDDKSHSKKSKRNSLSLSEEEEEEEEDSNIIFKKSKSKSKSTTIHNQSNIHSEQISINDENNNKSTSTSTSTDTKKRKLIDTDTIDDIFESSKTKTKTKTKTKTKTFDNKKLKKKDTTTKPLKKIKKKKKSAIDDIFG; translated from the coding sequence ATGGATAAATCAACATTTAAACAATTAACTAATGAATATGATATATTATATCTTATTTATCATCGATCTAAAAATCAACATCGTCAACAAATTTGgttcaaatatttaaatatgATGATTCGAAATTTACGTAAAATCTTAAAACTTCAAATTGACATCAATAGAATAAGAActacaaccacaaccactacaaccactactacaaccactaccactaccactaccacgaaagataaaattgattataaaacaaatcaaatcattcaatatagtaataaaatattaaaattaatgaaatcatCATATTGGAATTATAATTCGATTTTAGTATTAGGACAATATATTACTCTTGGATTAGGTTTAATTGgatcattatcaaaaatcactcatttaataattaatgGTATAAATGGGGTTCAAAAACGAGGAATAAATAGAGATAgttttataaataaaatgaataatgATAGGCAAAGGGTTGATGGGGTTGACGTCGTGGGAAGTAAAGATTTGAAGagtaataatgaagatgagATAGATTTTGGTGAAGTGATACCatatgaagaagaagtagaGAAGGTGTCGATTAATGATGAGGTTAAGAATAACTGTAAGATAAACAAGAGTAATACTTTACAATTTCAAGGTAAAGAGAATCTACAAAGATTTGATAagattgatgatgatactgatatacaacaaatcaaaaatgatgatgataaatcCCATtctaaaaaatcaaaacgTAATTCATTAAGTTTaagtgaagaagaagaagaagaagaagaagattcaaatattattttcaaaaaatcaaaatcaaaatcaaaatcaacaactaTCCACAATCAATCTAATATCCATTCTGAacaaatatcaataaatgatgaaaacaacaataaatcaacttcaacttcaacttcaacagATACAAAAAAGAGGAAACTTATTGACACTGAcacaattgatgatatatttgaaagcagtaaaactaaaactaaaactaaaactaaaactaaaactaaaacttttgataataaaaaattgaaaaagaaggatactactactaaaccattgaaaaaaatcaagaaaaagaagaaatcagCCATTGACGATATATTtggataa
- a CDS encoding uncharacterized protein (Ortholog(s) have role in ER-associated ubiquitin-dependent protein catabolic process and cytoplasm, nucleus localization): MSDEIISQARAFLETSQPEKALDLLYPYIESQIDSIPYLSILGETYLENNELEKAYQILTRGCELDPNANEGFEKFLYLGQIIGGQDGINYINIAINKLQSLLLLEEEEENDSTKKSFFINKLNSAIFAEIEIWMTDLCMEPEAESKCNELIDYSLQLDDNNNPESYSLLSSIRISQQRTQEAIEALLKSWELFKLKKSKLEEMANNAKTDQQQEAEEEEEEEDVGGNSGDSFEIGMEYVDLIQPLITLSRYAIELEQYDIAIQISNNVQDINENILDSYYIESLANILKLKKILYPNDQNYKDIELSEILNQVNGDNDEINSILQDVKLSLTMAYKIINSDIGEEFDHGLIEQINQLLQEFGGPIMSELMPQRRRGNDDDDDDEIEGWED; this comes from the coding sequence ATGTCAGATGAAATAATATCTCAAGCAAGAGCATTTTTAGAAACTTCACAACCAGAAAAGGCATTAGATTTATTATATCCTTATATTGAATCACAAATTGATTCTATACcttatttatcaattttagGTGAAACTTATTtagaaaataatgaattagaaaaagcttatcaaatattaacTCGTGGATGTGAATTAGATCCAAATGCCAACGAaggatttgaaaaatttttatatttaggACAAATTATTGGTGGACAAGATGgtataaattatattaatattgccatcaataaattgcaatccttattattattagaagaagaagaagaaaatgattcaactaagaaatcatttttcattaataaattaaatctGGCAATTTTTgctgaaattgaaatttggaTGACTGATTTATGTATGGAACCAGAAGCAGAATCAAAATgtaatgaattaattgattattcaTTACAATtagatgataataataatccgGAATcttattcattattatcatcaattagaATTTCTCAACAAAGAACACAAGAAGCAATTGAAGCATTATTAAAATCTTGggaattatttaaattgaaaaaatctaaattagaagaaatgGCTAACAATGCTAAAACtgatcaacaacaagaagcagaagaagaagaagaagaagaagatgttGGTGGTAATTCTGGTgattcatttgaaattggtatGGAAtatgttgatttgattcaaCCATTAATTACATTATCGAGATATGCTATTGAATTAGAACAATATGATATAGCTATACAAATCAGTAATAATGTTCAAgatattaatgaaaatatatTGGATAGTTATTATATTGAAAGTTTGGccaatattttaaaattgaaaaaaattttatatcCAAATGACCAAAATtataaagatattgaattatcagAAATTTTGAACCAAGTCAAtggtgataatgatgaaattaattcaattttacaaGATGTTAAACTTAGTTTAACTATGGCttataaaatcattaatagtGATATTGGTGAAGAATTCGATCATGgattaattgaacaaattaatcaattattacaagaatTTGGTGGTCCTATAATGAGTGAATTAATGCCTCAAAGAAGACGTggtaatgatgatgatgatgatgatgaaatagAAGGTTGGgaagatga
- a CDS encoding uncharacterized protein (Ortholog(s) have role in cellular bud site selection, mRNA export from nucleus, mRNA splicing, via spliceosome and RES complex localization) — translation MSKRADYLSKYLNNELSDKPKKKKHKKKSSTTPATSMNIVVETPKPLGVPSIDNNEEYNELNQQTKDNEVDVDEFAPVKLKTTQKSNKGFKRIDNGDIITTNNTTTTTPPPSSLSSSSSVIKPNKLQPNQETIYRDSSGRIINDIKQRQEDLQQQKLHEEQLKQFTEIKTSKQDQINQEQEIFKVKNGHVDNQFEDPMTSFIKDTTTTTKKEFEDVSKSKFVYNKGINIPNRFNIPAGYFWDGIDRSNGFEQMYLRKQTEYNYDKIDSKINETYEIDIGDD, via the coding sequence ATGTCAAAAAGGGCAGATTATTTAtctaaatatttaaataatgaattatctGATAAacctaaaaagaaaaaacataAGAAGAAATCATCCACCACCCCTGCAACATCTATGAATATTGTGGTGGAAACTCCTAAACCATTAGGTGTACCTTCAAtagataataatgaagaatataatgaattgaatcaacaaacaaaagacAATGaggttgatgttgatgaatttgctccagtaaaactaaaaacaactcaaaaatcaaataaaggTTTCAAACGAATAGATAATGGAGATATAATAACTACAAATAATACTACCACGACTactccaccaccatcatcattatcttcttcttcatcagtaATAAAGCCTAATAAGCTACAACCTAATCAAGAAACTATATATCGTGATTCATCCGGACGTATAATAAATGATATCAAACAACGACAAGAAgatttacaacaacaaaaattgcatgaagaacaattgaaacaatttactgaaattaaaacatctaaacaagatcaaataaatcaagaacaagaaatatttaaagTCAAAAATGGTCATGttgataatcaatttgaagatCCCATGACATCATTTATTAAAGataccactaccaccaccaaaaaagaatttgagGATGTatctaaatcaaaatttgtttataataAAGGGATCAATATACCTAATCGATTCAATATACCTGCTGGATATTTTTGGGATGGAATAGATCGTAGTAATGGTTTTGAACAAATGTATCTTCGTAAACAAACTGAATATAATtatgataaaattgattcaaaaattaatgaaacttatgaaattgatattggtgATGATTGA
- a CDS encoding uncharacterized protein (Protein of unknown function; rat catheter biofilm induced), which yields MATIREIPGYYYDEERRRYFKIVNGAIPSNSSSPATPSSSSSSSQSVSRYHNNSIQAKQRYANHLAKTTTSTNTNKEIKRNKISKIPKLIIKNPNLSSSQLQYLQNLRSRFSDNINEFTYTPIGLINFKIGTTKTQSQDNLINRISNIPPTYVPTLVPRGYVINKFKQYLIISRLGIRQPILVNGNGHTYDYYPRTIVIQSPEGKIIEIPMNWQFYHQSNGQIDKYDSIDKFYHECGIDGFDINILSGGNINNSIFLLSIMKHNIHGNINFILRFNVINSLNDEPELSFQDYTCQLMEFLYDNILKQNLNKSIMNQLFNALGIPLCYFTKDMPNHSIQQINQILQQQNGGGGSSTKQKDKLSRKINEFLYQQEHNPPGILYRFEQYSNTKGYRIINYQTFQDFIYLTISNGFIIKFKWSNYQFSNFELININIENSLQEGQLLIVNDNDNDNDNDKEKEEEIEENNPFYILRTGSKVITIKKKMKLTTTTSSSTNGNHRSNNNSSSRAIHWECKRILSNYKIIKKILLTQTNQLVVISSESIISINLQNLKSISSPILVCDYFNDNDIYQQFELIETVKNYGISCYLIFNIDKNYNQFKLIELDDSMNTTTTTTTTTTTTTTSTIGKFKELIIMIPFQFQKCGYLKNFKLMKIIPLLKDDNDNGNNGNESTSNRLMIGFNFLNHFEMTTIFETFQL from the coding sequence ATGGCAACCATTAGAGAAATACCtggttattattatgatgaagaaagaagacgatatttcaaaatagtAAATGGAGCAATACCGTCAAATAGTTCATCACCAGCAACCCCATCCTCATCCTCATCCTCCTCACAATCAGTATCGAGGTatcataataattcaatacaAGCCAAACAACGATATGCAAATCATTTAGctaaaacaacaacatcaactaATACCAATAAAGAGATCAAACGAAATAAAATTCTGAAAATCCCTAAACTTATCATTAAAAATCccaatttatcatcatcacaattacaatatttacaaaatttgaGATCCCGTTTTTCTGATAATATCAATGAATTCACTTATACTCCAATAggtttaataaattttaaaattggaACAACCAAAACTCAATCACAAgataatttaatcaatcgaatttcaaatatacCGCCAACTTATGTTCCAACATTAGTTCCTCGTGGTTAtgtaattaataaattcaaacaatatttAATCATTTCCCGATTAGGTATACGACAACCTATACTAGTTAATGGTAATGGTCATACGTATGATTATTATCCTCGTACTATCGTGATCCAATCCCCGGAGGggaaaataattgaaataccCATGAATTGGCAATTTTATCACCAATCTAATGgacaaattgataaatatgattcaattgataaattttatcATGAATGTGGTATTGATGGATTTGACATTAATATACTATCAGGGGgaaatatcaacaatagtatatttttattatcaattatgaAACATAATATTCACGgtaatattaattttatattaCGATTTAATGTCATAAACTCATTGAATGATGAACCTGAGTTGAGTTTTCAAGATTATACTTGTCAATTAATGGAATTTTTATATGATaatatattgaaacaaaatttaaataaatcaataatgaatcaattattcaatGCATTAGGAATTCCCTTGTGTTATTTCACTAAAGATATGCCTAATCATTCAATccaacaaataaatcaaatactacaacaacaaaatggtggtggtggttcTTCCACCAAACAGAAGGACAAATTATCTagaaaaattaatgaatttctttatcaacaaGAACACAATCCACCAGGGATATTATATCGATTTGAACAATATTCTAATACTAAAGGATATagaataattaattatcaaacttttcaagatttcatttatttaacTATATCGAATGGGtttataattaaatttaaatggtcaaattatcaattttcaaattttgaattaattaatataaatattgaGAATTCATTACAAGAAggtcaattattaattgttaatgataatgataatgataatgataatgataaggaaaaagaagaagaaatagaagAGAATAATCCATTTTATATACTTAGAACTGGATCTAAAGTAATAAccattaagaaaaaaatgaaactaacaacaacaacatcatcatcaacaaatggTAATCATCGaagcaataataatagtagtagtaggGCAATTCATTGGGAATGTAAACgaatattatcaaattataagatcattaaaaaaatattgctaactcaaacaaatcaattggtAGTTATATCATCAGAATctataatatcaataaatcttcaaaatttgaaatcaatatcatcacCAATATTGGTGTGTGATTattttaatgataatgatatttatcaacaatttgaattaatagAAACAGTAAAAAATTATGGTATTAGTtgttatttgatttttaatattgataaaaattataatcaatttaaattaattgaattagatGATTCAATGAACACCACTACaaccactaccaccactaccaccaccaccaccacctctACTATTGGTAAATTCaaagaattgataattatgATTCCAttccaatttcaaaaatgtggatatttgaagaatttcaaattaatgaaaataattccTCTATTGaaagatgataatgataatggtaataatggtaatgaaTCAACTAGTAATCGATTAATGATtggatttaattttttaaatcattttgaAATGACAACTATATTTGAAACATTTCAATTATAG
- the AGC1 gene encoding amino acid transporter (Putative mitochondrial carrier protein; transcript is alkaline upregulated rat catheter biofilm induced) yields the protein MSSLSSELKAKEIFNQFATEGANEEKIITLPDFINVLSPFTTDIPKQAFSLLYLIADAEKKGFVTEDNWLKFVNTLTSPDGEYKLLYQFLSGQQNTNSKITYSQCIDILNKINSSIDPSYQQKLIKLNWIYFPRFFEPNGSIEFNDFVTLISYLPVTKLIGNFEITASKSKTVNGEELVRLLSTNLNHKLSNKLKINLHNVTDFFGKQQDYTLSNLLFIYDALSKVDLINEVIVNTPPTTKDKDDILINKTDLYNHLNDPLLKSANFKPVSRLELDLLFYLINKKTDEDIPRRELVSFLNPNFNNNLNTLAPIFEHSQSKHSTIDGGDNFSLWPLYDSLYSFFLGSIAGCIGATAVYPIDLVKTRMQAQKHNALYDNSLDCFKKILRNEGFKGLYSGLGAQLVGVAPEKAIKLTVNDLVRGIGSNEDGSITMKWEILAGSTAGGCQVIFTNPLEIVKIRLQMQGNTKNLSKPGEIPHKHLNASQIIRQLGLRGLYKGASACLLRDVPFSAIYFPTYANLKKHMFGFDPNDKTKHQKLSTWQLLVAGALAGAPAAFFTTPADVIKTRLQVAGKKNEAKYKGILDCGASILKQEGLSAFFKGSLARVFRSSPQFGFTLASYELLQNLFPLHPPLTRESSFKGISGYPGVYNLTNDQVYNSQEKNERLILMNKSELSPSPSSSSSSLDTVNDTLVKLPAEYIYKSQDAVKLLLDIDYKFGNFNYDSYVNYIKKK from the coding sequence atgagTTCTTTGAGTTCAGAATTGAAAGCcaaagaaattttcaatcaatttgcAACAGAAGGTGCAAATGAAGAGAAAATCATTACTTTACCTGATTTCATCAATGTTTTATCCCCATTTACTACTGATATCCCTAAACAAGCATTTTCActtttatatttgattgCTGATGCTGAAAAAAAGGGGTTTGTCACTGAAGATAATTGGTTGAAATTTGTTAACACTTTGACTTCACCTGATGGTGAATATAAATTGTTgtatcaatttctttctgGCCAACAAAATaccaattcaaaaatcaCTTATTCCCAATgtattgatattttgaataaaatcaattcatcaatagaTCCAAGTTATCAACAGAAACttataaaattgaattggatTTATTTCCCCAGATTTTTTGAACCTAATGGATCgattgaatttaatgattttgttaCTTTAATTAGTTATTTACCAGTAACCAAATTGATTGgtaattttgaaatcactGCTTCGAAATCGAAAACTGTTAATGGTGAAGAATTGGTTagattattatcaacaaatttaaatcataaactttccaataaattaaaaattaatttacatAATGTTACGGATTTTTTCGGTAAACAACAAGATTATACTTTATCCaatttgttatttatttatgaTGCTTTAAGTAAAGTTGATTTAATCAATGAAGTCATTGTCAATACTCCACCAACAACTAAAGATAAAGATGATATTTTAATCAACAAGACTGATTTATATAATCATTTGAATGATCCATTACTAAAATCTGCCAATTTCAAACCAGTTTCAAGATTAGAacttgatttattattttatttaattaataaaaaaactgaTGAAGATATCCCCAGAAGAGAATTGGtatcatttttaaatccaaattttaataataatttaaatactTTGGCACCAATTTTTGAACATTCTCAAAGTAAacattcaacaattgatggTGGggataatttttctttatggCCACTTTATGATTCattatattcatttttcttggGGTCTATTGCTGGATGTATTGGTGCCACTGCAGTTTatccaattgatttggttaAAACAAGAATGCAAGCACAGAAGCATAATGCCTTGTATGATAATTCATTGGATTGtttcaagaaaattttgagAAATGAAGGATTCAAAGGATTATATTCTGGATTGGGGGCTCAGTTAGTTGGTGTTGCCCCTGAAAAAGCCATTAAATTGACGGTTAATGATTTAGTACGTGGAATTGGTAGTAATGAAGATGGTAGTATTACTATGAAATGGGAAATTTTAGCTGGTCTGACTGCTGGTGGATGTCAAGTTATTTTCACTAATCCATTAgaaattgttaaaattAGATTACAAATGCAAGGTAATACGAAAAATTTAAGTAAACCTGGTGAAATTCCTCATAAACATTTAAATGCTAGTCAAATCATTAGACAATTAGGATTAAGAGGATTATATAAAGGAGCTAGTGCATGTCTTTTGAGAGATGTACCCTTTTCCGCCATTTATTTCCCAACTTATgctaatttgaaaaaacatATGTTTGGATTTGATCCAAATGATAAAACTAAACATCAAAAACTTTCAACTTGGCAATTATTAGTAGCTGGTGCTTTAGCTGGTGCTCCAGCAGCTTTTTTCACTACACCTGCTGATGTTATTAAAACTAGATTACAAGTTGctggtaaaaaaaatgaagcTAAATATAAAGGTATTTTAGATTGTGGAgcatcaattttaaaacaaGAAGGTTTAAGTGCTTTCTTTAAAGGTTCATTAGCTAGAGTTTTCAGATCTTCACCACAATTTGGGTTCACTTTGGCATCATatgaattattacaaaatttaTTCCCATTACATCCTCCATTAACTCGTGAATCTAGTTTTAAAGGTATTAGTGGTTATCCTGGTGTTTATAATTTGACTAATGATCAAGTTTATAATTCTcaagaaaagaatgaaagattaatattgatgaataaATCTGAATtatcaccatcaccatcgtcatcatcatcatcattagaTACAGTTAATGATACTTTAGTTAAATTACCAGCagaatatatttataaatctCAAGATGCcgttaaattattattggatattgattataaatttggtaatttcaattatgaTTCTTATGTCAATTatattaaaaagaaatag